From Arachis hypogaea cultivar Tifrunner chromosome 3, arahy.Tifrunner.gnm2.J5K5, whole genome shotgun sequence:
taaaacaaaatccgTTTGCTGAAAAATTCAATTAAGAGAGTCAAACAATTAGATGGCATTATTGATTATATTTATAGTCATTAATTATTACTAGCGAATAGTCAAGGATTCCACGTTGGAGACTCCCAATTTTATTGGTTTGTGACATTATTCAGGTAGAAAATTGTGTTAGGATGAGAagggtttaaaatttaattaatatgagtTTTGAGAGTATAAGTTAAAGTTGGTAGTATGtaataaaagattttaaataatttattttaataaaaatatattaaatatattaaaaattaatttttttcaaattttattatgtATTCTAAAAATTGTAATCCCTTATAACCTAAATAACTTTATGTTATGGTAGACAAATTCTAATTACACACGTAAACatctttatatatttaaatatgttgACATtaacatgaatttttttttaatcataagaGTTTAATTATATGTATCTTAAGaatatatgataaatttattatttaataatataaattaaatatttaaaaatttaaattctgtatatttttaataaaaattataatcttaatatatgtttttaaccaataaattatatttcaaatgatATAATCTTCTCATACCCACCTAAAAAgtataaattcaaatcttattttcgtaaaaaagaaaaaaaatatgtgtccgatacaaaatatataaatttaaattataataaaacttaaaaatttaatagTAATCAATATTTCTTAAATGTTTAATGAGAGTCGTTATAGCATCAGTCTTATCAATTTATTATAGGTACAGAAATAAAGACATTTTATGGATGTTGAAAATTGTTTGGTTTAAAAgatcactttttattttattttatttttaaaatctttttataattttcaaaaagaaacaataaaatttttgttttttgttttatttaaaaaaataaaataaaaatgagtggTTTAAAAAAGTAACTACaaatgtataataataataataataataataataataataataataataataataataataataataataaaaatgttgataaatattatattaaacagTTTAATTAATATTTTCGGATACAATCATCTTTGCGTTAGCAAGATTGTGGTTCCCACTGAAggagaaacaaaaacaaaataaaaatgaaaattttgaaggaACCATGAAAATGGAAATGTCAAAATCTGAGTTTTCTGAATGCACTTGCCTCCTTTCAGGTTTGTTCCTAACACCCACCAAAAATCCCAACCAAAAAAACAATCTTTTGTGTCTTCTCTTACATGTGCATGTCCCTCTCACACTTCTCTCAACAATCCACCACTCCATATTATAAATACAAGGTCAAAAATCAACCCTTTTCCTCAAGAGTCCTTAACTACTTTGTTTTGTTAGAtgcatttttattattcatattgaaTTGACCAGGGAAGGCTCTACCAAGGGAAAAGGGATccaaattttcaatcttttttctcttcttcctcttgggTCTCTCTTCCCTTCTTATTCACTCTTCATCATGGCCCCTAACAAGCTCAATTCATCAtcggtatgtatctatattcccTTCTCACGTGTTTTGATCGTTTTGTTTCTTAATTCCAGCTTCcatcttgttttgattttaattttgtaattgtgtgtgtgtgtatattttACTGCTAGGGTTTTTAAGTCCTATTTTTCCAGCCTAGGATTTAGTTTTGGATTTGTGTTCCTGGAAATTGGGAGTCTGGAAACAAAGTACTTGCTACTTTGATAATTCAGTTTTTTGAATACCAAAGAAAATGACAAGAGTTAAAGTTGTGCTTGATTCTCATTAGTTAATTGTTATAATCAGCATCAGCTATAGTGTATTGACATAGGGCTATAGTGGAGAATAGTATTTATGCTATCACAAATATTAACCAATCACCAGTGATTCATAAACAAAGTCACCACAATGTAATTGATTCTATGATTTGTTTACACTTATGTATATAGTTTAAACTGTTGTAGCAGTTATTAGTTACAAGTGTATCATTATCTTGGTTTGTGTGATGCAGGGAAACTCAAGTGTACATGGTTCACAGTCTGATAATGGTTTTATCAGTTCGTTTTCTCTATTCCCCGAGAAAGCGGTGCAAGAACTTCTTCAGTCTCCAGTCCAGGGATCAGACGACCATCTTATAGAGTTCTCGGAGGCGTTAAGAAGTATGATCATATTTTGTTGAAATTATTAATATCCAAATGCAACAAGACATGATCTTTGATACAGAGATCTTTGTccttatttttatcttaaactCCTTCTAGCCGTTGCGAAGGCCTTAAGGCGAGTAGCTGAAGGAAAAGCTTCTGCTCAAGCTGAGGCCGCTGAATGGAAACGGAAATTCGAGTTGGAGAGGGCGCGGAATCTGCAGTTTGATTCTACAGGTTCTTATAATTAAATAATGCAAGTTTCACTTTCTGTGTACACATTTTCTGTTCTATAAAAGTTGATATTGCGGAagaaaaaataaacttttttcaTCTGCCTGAAcagcaaaatcaattttatttgttTACTTGAGATTATTGCAGAAgactcccccccccccctctctctcttctgTTTGTGCATTTCATACTCAGTTGACACTTTTTTGTCTCTCGTGATTTAGAACTTcctctttaataaatttttaatcagGGACCTCTCTGGTTCTGATATCTCTGCTAATTATCTAAACTTAGAAGTCCTTTTGTTTGCATCATTCTAATCTTACTGCTTTTTTTTCAGAGAAATCATCCCTAGAGAACCAAGCAGATCTTGGTGATGTGAGGATAAACAACCCCGCCAACCATCCTCCGTTATCTAAGAAAGCTAATGAGCGGTTTGAAAGATGTTGTTCAAGCAATGGTATTTGCTCCCATGAAGTTCTTAGGGATGGGAAATCTGATTCTGATTCCAAAATGGTCAGAAAGGTATATCGTTAACCCCTTCTTGAAGCAAAATGGGTTATTATTTATCATCCTGGGTTCCTGTTGTTTTTGTGGTTTCAGTTGATCTTATGTTGTgataattattattgaatttttggGTCCTCTTTTCCCATGACATTGTGCAAGTAATATCACTATATGGTTTGAGGAGTTTGTCCTAACAGTAACTAATTTCATATCTTTTTAGGTGTAGCTACAATTATATTTGTTATTACCGCTAATAGTGTCAAAATTGCCAGTTCAACTGTGACTAAAATTGTTCTTTTTCGGAGCCAGGCTTCGTTTAAACTTTCATGGTATTGCAAAGGTGAGCAAAGTGACCAGCACAAACATGACGTTGTCTCTTTCGAAAAAGGAAATATAACCACCGCAGAGCGCAGTAGTAAGCAGGTATCACATCTTGTTACGGAGCATTTGGTTTTATTAATTAAGAAATTATCTTGAAATTGGTAAGCTTGTACGTGTCTCCTCAATTTCTTAAAGTCTATTGTCTTGCTAATACCAAATTTTCGtagttattttcttctaattGAGCAGTCAATTCATTTCAGATATCTTTGAAGTGGGAATCAAGCCCGCAGACTGTGCTCATATTAACCAAACCAAATTCAGCTTCAGTTCAAATTCTGTGTGTTGAAATGGTTAGGTGTGAATCCCAATACCTTGTTGCCACTTTAAGCTGCTTCAGCACCAACTCTGCAGCTCTTGAGAAATGTGTGGAATTTGTTTTAACTTCTATTGGtgtttttcattctctttttcttAATTGCAATTAGGAGACTCAGGTCTCTGCTTAACTGAAATCTAAAAGCTTCCTATACTTTGATAGTTttgttttaaaatcttttagCACAATATTTCTATCTGTCGGATAATGAATGCTTCGTGCAAAACATGAAAGTGATAGAATTGATGTATTGTCCTCAACAGCTAGTATTGTTCcttgtcaagttttaagtttaacTTAACTCTTAATATTTAGTATTATTTCCTTTCTGGTTATGTCTCCATTTCTTAATATTGAGCACTTAGTTTTATATCTGTCCTCTACCCTTAAAATCTTTCCATTTACTTGTTTTTATGATATGCATCTATAACAGGTTATATACTAATAATAGGagattcttcattttattttacattttagcAGATGCAAACCTCGATTAATGGCGctgctttcctttttcttttggtttCCAGATGGCTGAGGCAGCAAAAGAAGCTAAATATCTATGTTGAACCACGTGTCAGGGTGGATCTTTTGACCGAGTCATCATACTTCAACTTTGTTGAAACCTGGAATGATGGTAAGCAGTTAAATATTTAGGTATTGATCTGTTCTCAGTTTCAAAATGTTTTTCAGTTCAGCAGTCCTCATCTTTCTCAAAAAGAATCCATCTTCGATGAGCTAactatttggaaaaagaaaaaatagtgaaAGATGTAGAAAGCATTTTCCTTACAGTTATTGTGATTCATGAGCCTAAATAACAAGTTGTAATTAAATTATTGGATATCTTGCCCTCTTTCCTTCATGAGCTTCTATTTTGGTTAGTCGGCATcctgataatttaatatttaaaatgacatgaagcAAACAActgatataatttaataaaaagattGTGCTCTATTTATTATATTCACTGGCAGTGATATATCATGTTAAATGCTTTTATTGTTCATGAGATTATAACCATTTGTGGCATCAATTTTTTGTTTGAAGATAAGGAAGTTCTGGCACTGCACACTAAAGTTGACCTGGTAATAACGCTTGGCGGTGATGGAACTGTCCTATGGGTACGGtaaatcaattttatttcatttgcAACTAGTTGATGATTTTCATATTTCAATCTTGGTGACACAGAACTGCTTCTGATCCAAAATATTTTCACATATATGATCAGAGGCAAGGAAACTGTTTGCGTATAGCCATCAACTATTGTGGATAATAGAGGAATCAGTGCACCTTAAGAAACTTTTTCAGTTGTTTAATCTCTACTACCAATATCTATAAATGTGTTCTCTGATTTGCTGACTTGTTATATTGAGTGATACTTTATTCAACATGAATGATTACTTTGGCCATTGGTTATTCAGGATGAAAGAGTTTGGTAACTCTGAAATTTTGCATTGCATTACATATCCGAACATTCATAGTTATTTTGATGTGACACTGGCTATAAATTGTGACGCTCTAAATGTGCAGGCGGCATCTATGTTCAAAGGGCCAGTACCGCCTATCGTCCCCTTCTCTTTAGGTTCTCTCGGCTTCATGACCCCTTTTTGTATCCTCCAACATTTTGGCTACATTTGTATTATATATTCTTTTCATTGTCATATCTGTTTTCATTTATGATTTGAAAGCTAACTTAACCATCCTTCAGATAGCGAGCATTATAAAGAGTGCCTTGATTCAATTTTGAAGGGTCCCATTAGTATCGCGTTACGACACCGGCTGCAATGCCATGTCATACGAGATGCAGCTAAAAATGAATACGAAGCTGAAGAACCAATACTTGTCCTAAATGAGGTTACGATTGACCGTGGAATATCATCCTTTCTCACAAATCTCGAATGttattgtgacaactcttttgtCACGTGTGTGCAAGGCGACGGATTAATCTTATCTACAACATCTGGCAGCACTGCGTATTCATTGGCAGCCGGCGGTTCAATGGTCCATCCTCAGGTACTTTCCTTGAGAATTTCACATTCGTATGCCATGACGACATTAAATATTTTGTAATTGTACTATGAGCTTTTCGCCTAGAAGTCTTTGTCATCCCTATTTTACTTTCCTTATTCTCTTTTGGCCTGCTTGTTACTACATTTATCTTCTCTAAGACTGTGTTGGGTTTTAAAAACAGAACAAGACAAGATACTGAGAACTAAGAACATGATACACTGGACGAGATACAAAAAttagtattttgtattttgttttgtgataaactaaatataaaatagcaCAAATTATGAAAAGTTCAATTTACCCTCATTTTCTTCTTTACACAAAATTTATGAAGCAAAATATAATGGTAAAAAATGTAATTATGAAAAATTGATAGGGACAatgaaaggaaaatgaaaaaataagttgtgttttTTGCTAGTGTTCtttgtctctcctctcctactaattcagtgtctcacAACACAATATTTGTGTGCATCTCTCACTTGCCAAATATGATTTTATCTCCATGTCTTTGCATTATTGTTCTGTGATTGTAAACAAATGCAACCTAAGATGCTAGTTACAATGAACTACCTACTTACATTTAATACCGAGTCTGGGAAAATCTTGCAGGTTCCAGGTATTTTGTTCACACCAATATGCCCACATTCTCTATCGTTTAGGCCATTGATATTACCTGAGCATGTAACTTTGAGGGTGCAAGTGCCATTCAATAGCAGAAGCCCTGCATGGGCCTCTTTTGATGGCAAGGACAGGAAGCAATTAGAACCAGGGGATGCCCTTGTGTGCAGCATGGCGCCGTGGCCAGTTCCCACGGCGTGCCTTGTTGATTCTACCAATGATTTCTTGCGCAGTATTCACGAGGGACTCCATTGGAACTTGAGAAAGACACAATCATTCGACGGTCCTCGTGAATCATAACTTCTAAATATCTACTGTTCCTGTTTTCGTAACATTTGTCACTCTGGAAATTCGATATAGTATCGAATTTCCAAAGTGACAAACGGAATGGAGAGTATATTCTTTTTAGTAGGGCTTTAGGGGCCTTCACAAGGCCTACAGTTGGATGCTTATAGAAAATTGCTAAGTTAACTTTTGTTTAGTGTAGTTTTCTTTCTTGTATCAATAGAAGATTGTATTcataattttctgtttttcactaCAGTATTGTCCAccgatgatgatgaaaattgtagAGAATTGAGTTGGGAGATTATGTTATTGTAAGAGCTGAACAACTATGGATCAGTACTCCACACTTTTTTTTAGGAGAAAAAGATAATTAAACTCAATAGTTTGCCTATAATAGTTGACTATCCTCTACTGTTAGAAATGTTATTAGAAAGGTAAAATTGAAATGTTTGGTGTAAaactaaaatgaattaaaatcttAAGagcaaaattaaaatcatatagaaATGCTGAGAGTATAAACTATAAAgtatatcttttcctaattttttcCACTTATTCAATAACAtagtttcttcttcttattataataatattactattattattatgcaaAGATTAATATCAATTTTGTCTTGGTTCATTTTAGATGAATTTATTATCCTGTATGACTATTTGTCATGGTTCAATTTAGGTGAATCTATCAATCTGCATACATTTAAAACTTGTACACTTTATCATTTTATGACTTCGATGTTATATTTGTAgttttacccaaaaaaaaaaaaaaaaaaatacataaatgctCTCTACTATAGCCAAAGTTCTAAAAGCAACTGATGAAGAACCAACACAACTTATAAAACTTTAGCTTTGAAAAATAGCTTATTAAAGCGAGTATTCCAAAAACATCTTTTAAAGTTATAGTAATTAGGTATAGTAAATTACAAGGAAAAAAACTTCCAATAAGCATAAACTATAAaaattgtgtttgataaaattattttgaataattcaaataattttaatagacataaatttaataaaaataaaaaatataaatattcattaacatataaaattatattaactcttctaattttgaaaaagtacaagTCACGTACTCTTAAAATGTTTCTAACTTTTCAAAACTAAAAACACAtacattatcttttttatttataaaatataaagtaaagtGTTAACACTCTAAAAAACTATACCAAATCAGACTTTAAAAATCTATATATAACTAATGCATTGTATAAACTGAATataaaattggaaaagaaaaatgctaaaaaaccatcaaaatttattatttttaactatcacTTAATTATCAACTCAATTCCTTTAGtctaat
This genomic window contains:
- the LOC112789269 gene encoding NAD(H) kinase 1, with translation MAPNKLNSSSGNSSVHGSQSDNGFISSFSLFPEKAVQELLQSPVQGSDDHLIEFSEALRTVAKALRRVAEGKASAQAEAAEWKRKFELERARNLQFDSTEKSSLENQADLGDVRINNPANHPPLSKKANERFERCCSSNGICSHEVLRDGKSDSDSKMVRKASFKLSWYCKGEQSDQHKHDVVSFEKGNITTAERSSKQISLKWESSPQTVLILTKPNSASVQILCVEMVRWLRQQKKLNIYVEPRVRVDLLTESSYFNFVETWNDDKEVLALHTKVDLVITLGGDGTVLWAASMFKGPVPPIVPFSLGSLGFMTPFYSEHYKECLDSILKGPISIALRHRLQCHVIRDAAKNEYEAEEPILVLNEVTIDRGISSFLTNLECYCDNSFVTCVQGDGLILSTTSGSTAYSLAAGGSMVHPQVPGILFTPICPHSLSFRPLILPEHVTLRVQVPFNSRSPAWASFDGKDRKQLEPGDALVCSMAPWPVPTACLVDSTNDFLRSIHEGLHWNLRKTQSFDGPRES